CGGGGAGGCCACATCCTCATAGGACAGGGTCTCGGGACCCCCGGTGGTCTTGCTCAGCAGCGCCTTCATCGTCGTCTCCCGGACATCGTTTTTCGAAAGTTGGCGGACGCTAGCGCACGGCCTTCGCGGGCGGAAGTCCGGCGTCGAACATTTGTTTGAGTGGCTGCGGCGTCGGCCGATTTGGCGTGCGGGCCCCGTGGCCCTATATTGACGGCCTTCCAGCCAGCGAGTTCCTCCCCTTGGGCGTCACCCTAGATCTTTCGCGCGCCACCGCGACGCGCGCACCCACGAAGCCGAACCTCTGCGGCCTGACCCGCAAGGGGCTGGTGGAGACGCTGATCGCCGCCGACGTGGTCCCGGCCCCCAAGGCCAAGATGCGCGCGGGCCAGATGTGGCGCTGGATCCACCACTACGGGGTCACCGACTTCGAGGCGATGACCGACATCGCCAAGGAGACCCGCGCCGTTCTCGCCGAGGCCTTCAGCCTGACCCGCCCCGAGATCGTCGAACGCCAGGTGTCCAAGGACGGCACCCGCAAGTGGCTGATCCGCATGGCGCCGGGCATCGAGGTGGAGACCGTCTACATCCCCGACGTCGGCCGCGCCGGCGCTCTGTGTGTCTCAAGCCAGGTGGGCTGCACGCTGAACTGCACTTTCTGCCACACCGGCACCCAGGCCCTGGTGCGCAACCTGACCGCCGCCGAGATCGTGGCCCAGGTCCAGGTGGCCCGCGACGACCTGGAGGAATGGCCGTCGCCGAAGGAAGATCGCCGGCTCTCCAACATCGTCTTCATGGGCATGGGCGAGCCGCTCTACAATCTCGACAACGTCGCTGACGCCATCGACATCATCGCCGACGGCGAGGGCATCGCCATCTCGCGCCGGCGGATCACGGTCTCCACCTCTGGCGTGGTTCCGGAACTGGAGGCCTTGGGGAACCGCACCCAGGCGATGCTGGCCATTTCCCTGCACGGCACCAACGACGCCCTGCGCGACGTGCTGGTGCCGCTGAACAAGAAGTACCCGATCGCCCAGCTGATCGAGGGCATCCGTGCTTATCCGGGCCTCTCCAACGCCCGGCGGGTGACCTTCGAATACGTCATGCTGAAGGGCGTCAACGACAGCCCGGCCGAGGCCCTGGCGCTCGTGAAGCTGCTGAAGGGCCTGCCGGCCAAGATCAACCTGATCCCGTTCAATCCCTGGCCGGGGACCGACTATGTCTGTTCCGACTGGGGGGCGATCGAGAAGTTCGCCGCCATCCTCAATCGCGCGGGCTACGCCTCGCCGATCCGCACCCCACGGGGCCGGGACATCCTGGCGGCCTGCGGTCAGCTGAAGAGCGAGAGCGAGAAGGTCCGCGCCAGCGCCCGGCGCAAGGCCGCCGCTGAGCCCGTGGCCGAGGACTCGCCCGCCGCCTGAACGATTTTCGCAGGCGGCCGAGGTCCGTGCTAACGATGCGGACCGACCTTTCCTTGCCCAAGGGTTCCGATGCCGCCCGAACTCCAGTCTCCTGAGATCCAGGCCTTCGCCACCGGCTTCCCCATCACCCTGCTACACGCGGGGATGACGGTCCTGATCCTGTTCCTGGGCAGCGCCCTCTACATCCTGCTGACCCCGCACCGCGAGATCGCCCTGATCCGTGAGGGCAATTCGGCCGCCGCGATTTCCCTGGCCGGCGTGATGGTGGGCCTGTCGATCCCGCTGGCCGTGTCGCTGACCGCGTCGACCTCGCTGATCGAGATCGGCATCTGGGGCGCCTCGACGGTGGTGGTGCAGCTGCTGATCTTCCGGATCGTCGACATGATCCTGCGCGGCCTGCCGCAGCGGATCCAGGAAGGCGAGATGTCGGCCGCCGCCCTGCTGGTGGGCGCCAAGCTCGCCACCGCCCTGATCCTCGCCGCCGCCGTGGCGGGCTGAGCGGACCTATGCATTTCCCCAAGCTGCCGGACTGGCTGGTCTATGCGGCTGTGGTCCTGGCGCTGCTGATCGCGGCCGTGGGCCGGCAGGAGCGGGCCGACGCCCCGCCGCCCCCGCCACCGGTGCCGGGGGAAGAGGGCGTGCCGCTGGGGCCCGCCTCGCCCTTCGACCCCTCGATCGTCGTCGATGTGCCGGCCAAGGCGGAGCCTGGCCTCGGCACCGCCTTCTCCGTCGCCGACCGCGGTGTGTGGGTCACCGCCCGCCACGTGGTGGAGGGCTGCACCCAGGCCGCCATCGTGGTGGCCGAGGGCCGGGGCGTGGCCGCCAAGGTCAATATCTACCAGCGCGGCGAGGCCGCCATCCTCACCACCGAGGGCGGGGCGCCGCCCCTGCCGCTGGGCATCGACCAGAAGCTGCGGCGCGGCGACCGCGCCTATCACCCGGGTTTCCCACAAGGCCATTCGGGCGAGGCCACCTCGCGGCTGCTGGGACGTGAGAACCTGGTGGTGCGTGGCCGCGGCGCGCGCACCGAGCCGGTCCTAGTCTGGGCCGAGACCGGCCGCACCGACGGGCTGAAGGGCACACTGGCGGGCCTTTCGGGCGCGCCGGCGCTGGACCGCGCCGGCCGGGTGATCGGGGTGACCGTGGCCGAGGCCCCGCGCCGGGGCCGCATCTACACCACCGCGCCGGAAACCCTGGGTGCTGCCCTGTCGGAGGCCCACGAACGCCCCGCCAGCTTCGCGGTGGGCGAGAGCGTCACCACCGACAACTACGGCCGCGTCGCCGATGCCCTGCGCCGCGACCTGCGGGTGGCCCAGGTGATCTGCCTGTCGACGACCTAGGCTTCGGCCACGGGCTCCGCGCCACCGGCCGGCATGTCGGCAGTGCGCGCCGCGACGATGAACACCAGCACGATGCCCACCACCCCCAGCAGGGCCGAATAGACGAAGAACACCACGTATCCGGAGCCGAGGGCCGCGGCCGAGACGTGCGACTTCTCCATGGCGCTGGCGAAGGTCTGGGGTGGCAGGCCGGTGAAGAGCGCCTTGAGGCCCGAGAACGCCCCGCCGGTGTCGGCCGCCTTGGCCGCGCCCTCCACGACCTTGCCCGACTGCGACGCCACCAGCTTTCCGAGCAGGGCGTAGAAGGACGAGAACATCGCGTACTGGGTGGCGGTGAAGCCCTGGCCGGTGAGGCTGGACATGTAGGCGATCAGGCAGGTGCCGGCGAAACCCGAGGCGATGTTGTCGATCCCGATGGCGACACTGAGCGCCCAGAGTTGCGGCCCCTGCATCGCCAGCCAGGCGAAGACCAGGTTCGAGATGGGACCGGCGAAGGCGCCGATCACCATGGAGCGCATGAGGCCGAGCCGGGCCACGGAGAAGCCGCCCAGGCCGACGCCGATCACCGACATGACGACGCCCAGCACCTTGCGGACCTCGGCGATCTGCAGCTTGTCGAAGCCGAGGTCGATGTAGAACGGATTCATGATGTTGAGCACGAAGTCGCTCAGCCGGTAGACGCAGATCAGCGCCAGGATCAGGCCGGCGGCCTGCCCATAGCGGCGGAAGAAGTCGATGAAGGGCGCGCCAAGCGCGGTCGACAGGTAGCGGCCGGGCCGGGTCGGAAGGCCGGGGATCGGTAGGGCGGCCACGACGATGAGCGCGACCCCGGTGAGGATGCCGCCGACCTGGGCGAAAACTCCGAAGGGCTTGGCCTCCCACGCGGCCTTGATGGCGTCGCCCACCTGCGGGTGGCCGAGGGTGGCGGTGACCGACTGCAGGACGGTGGCGTTGCCGGCCAGGCCCGAGCCGAAGATCAGGGCACCTAGCAGCACGATGGCTAGGCGCAGGGCCCACTCGATCCCGTCGCGGGCCGGGACAGACCCGACGCCGGCGAAGTCGATGTCGCGCATGATGTGGCTCGCCTCGCGCGGCGCGCCTAGCACGCCTGCGACGCCCACGACCATCAGGCCGGCCATCAAGGCGTAGGACAGACTCCAGCCCACGGCGTCGGACATGGCCAGCGGGACGACCCCGGCCACGATCATGGCGATGCGGTAGCCCCACTGGTAGGCGGCGGCCATGGCGCCCTGCTTTTCAGTGTCGGCGGCCTCGATGCGCCAGGCGTCGATGACGATGTCCTGGGTGGCCGAGGTAAAGCCGACGAAGACGGCGAAGGCGGCCATCAGGCCAAGTCTGGTCTTGGGATCGACCCCGGAGATCAGCCACAGGCCCAGCATGATCAGAATCTGGCAGACCAGCATCCAGGAGCGGCGGTGGCCCAGCCACTTGGTGAGGATCGGCACCGCCGCGCGGTCGATCAGCGGCGCCCAGAGCAACTTCAGGGAATAGGCCAGGGTCGCCAGGCTGAAGAAGGCGATCACCTCCAGCGACAGTCCGGCATCGCGCAGCCAGGCCGACAGCGTGTCGAAGATCAGCAGGTTGGGCAGGCCCGAGGCGAAACCCAGGGACAGCATCACCAGGGCGCGGCGCTCGCCATAGACGGCGATGGCGCTCCAGGCGCTGCGTTTCGGCGTGGCTTCGATGGTCATTGCGGCCTCCCCCGAGATCGGCGCCGGGGGTGGCCCCGGTTCAGCCGACCTTGGCGCGGTCCGTCGTTTCCGTCCAGCCGCCGCGGGTCAGGCGGGCGAGGATCCCGCGCAGGGCGTCGGGCGCCAGCGGCTTGACCAGGAAGTCGTTCATGCCCGCCGCCAGGCAGGCATGGCGGTCGTCCTCGAAGGCGTTGGCGGTCAGCGCCACCACCGGGGTGTCGAGGCCGGCGGCCCGCAGGGCCCGCGTGGCGTCCAGGCCGGACATGCCGGGCATGCGCATGTCCATCAGGATCAGGTCATAGCGGCCGACCTTGAGGGCGGCCATGGCGTCCTCGCCGCCGCCGGCATGGTCGACCTTGCAACCCTCCCGGGCCAGCAGGGTGCGGGCCAGCAGGGCGTTGATGGCGTTGTCCTCCACCAGCAGCACCCGGACGCCAGGGGCCATGGCCGGGGCGATGCGTTCGTCCTCCACCGCGTCCGTGCGCTGGGCGCCTTCGCCCAGGACGGCGAGGACGCGCTCGGCCAGGGAGGCGCGGCGCAGAGGCTTGATCAGGTATCCGGCGAAGCCCTGCGCCCGGTAGGTCTCGATGCGCGCCCGCTCATTGGGCGGCAGCAGGATGATCGCGGGGCGAGAGTCCGGCGGGCAGGAGGGGGCGAGCGCATGGTCCACCAGCAGGACCTGGGCGCTCTTGTCTTCACCTATCACCGCCTTGCCGCCGGCCGCCTCGACTTGGCGGCGGGCGGCCTCGGCGACCACGGGATTGGGGGAGAGCACGCCGACGGTGCGGCCGGCCAGGGGCGCGTCGCCAAGTGCGGTCACCCGCGGGAAGGCGGCCTCGAACCAGAACAGCGCGCCGCCGCCGGGTGCGTCCTCGACGCCGACCTCGCCGTCCATGGCGGCGGCCAGCTTGCGGGCGATGGCCAGGCCGAGGCCCGCGCCGCCCAGCTGGGCGGCGTCATAGGAAGGGTCGGCCTGGGCGAAGGCCTCGAAGATCTTCTCCCGCACCGCCCGGGTGACGCCCGGACCGGTGTCGGAGACGGAAAAACGCAGGCGCGAGCCGTCGCGCTCGGTGACCGTGAGTAGGACGCCGCCGGTTTCGGTGAACTTCACCGCGTTGCCGGCGAAGTTGAGCAGGATCTGGCGCAGCCGGCCTTCGTCGGCCAGGGCTTGGCCGATGCCGGTGGGGGCGGCCCAGGCGATCTCAAGGCCCTTTTCCTGGGCGCGGGGGGAGAGCAGTTCGCTGACCGAGCGCAGCAGGCCCTCGACCTCCATGGTGGCCGGATGCAGCTCGATCTTGTCGGCGCCCAGCTTGGCGAAGTCGAGCACGTCATTGACCAGGCTGAGCAGATGCTCGCCTGAATCGCGCAGGGCGGCGACATAGGCTCGTTGCTCGGCGGTCAGGCTGGTGCCTTCCAGCAATCGCGCCATGCCCAGCACGCCGTTGAGGGGCGTGCGGAATTCGTGGCTGAGCGAGGCGAGCTGCTCGGCGCTGACGCGGGCGTCGGGAACGGTGGGAGTCTTGCGGGCCATGGAACAAGCCTAGGCGCAGGCGGCTTAACAGGCGGTCAAGCGGGGCTCCGATTTCCCACGGAACTGCAACTTTCTGGCGTGGGAGATCGCCGGTCTTCCGGCGTCGACCGAGCACCGCAAACGCCTGAAGCGTAAGCGGAACCCACTTCGGCTTGGCCGTTACGGCTGGACGAAACTCCGCGTGGGCCTTTAACTACCCACCTTATGCGCGAGCACAGGAAATGACCGAAGACCCCGTCGAGCTTCTGACGCCGCGCGAGCGGGAATGTCTTCGCCTGGTGGACAGGCATCTGAGCTCCAAGCAGATCGCCCGCGAGCTGGGCATGTCCAAGACCTCCGTCGACACCTATTGCGACCGTGCGCGGCGCAAGCTCGGCGTCGACGACCGCTACGCCGCCGCGCGGCGTCTGGCCGACCACGACCGTGATTCCGCTGTCCTGATCGCGTCAGGACAGGATGCGATCAGGACAGACAGCCGCCCTCCCGTCCCGCCTTCTCGGGGCGACACGGGAGTACAGGCTGATGGCCGATTGGATGAAAGCGCTGCTCGAGGTGGACCCGTCCCAGCCGGACTGGGAAGGCCAGGAGCAGAGGGCGGCGGTAAACCAGGTGATGCGGTTGCGCCGGGAGGTACAGGACTTCGAAACCCGCTGGCCGGAGATGGCGGACGAGGCGCTGACCGCGCCGGCGTTTACCTGGACCCAGCTGGAACGTCAGCTCGCCGACCTGGCGGGCTGTCCGGTGAAGGCGGAGATGGCCCGGGACCTGGTCTCGGCGACCCGCAAGATGTCGCGGTACAAGCCGCCCGAAATGGTCTTGCGGGAAATACTGTGCATGACCTGGGCGCTCTTGGACGAGGGCTTCCAGCCCGAGCGGCGGGAGGGATCGGCCGAAATGCCCTAAGTCCCGCCACGCGACTGGGGTTGATCGGCCTCATCGCCATCGTATCGGCCCTGGCCTTCGGGGCGATGCTGTCCGGCCTCCACGCCCTGCAAGAGCTCGTCTAGCTCTCACCGACACCGACAATTTTCTCAACAGCAACGCGCCGGGTCCCTCGGCGTGCAGGAGATCCCGCATGCTCAAGCAACGCCGTCTGGTCGCCGATCAAGTCGCCGCCAGCCTCTTCGAAGCAGAAATCGCCATCGACCTGGCGCTCGCCAAGGCCGCCGCCCTGGCCGGGATCATGCCGGGCCTGCGCACCGAGGCGGGCATCTCGGCCCTCATCGGTCAGGGCGCCGTGGAGCGGGCCAGCGAGGCCTTTGCCGCCCTGGCCACAGCGCGGCGCGCCATTTGCGAAACCCATCTGGAGCTCAGCATCGCCCAGAAGCAGATGGGCCTGGGCGCCGTGGCCTTCGGCGATCCGAAGCCGCCACAGCAGATGTCGGACGGCGAGGCGCCCCTCCTGCGCAGCGTTCGCCGCGCGAGCTAGCTGTCGAAGCCGCACCATTCGCGATAGATCGGGTCTCCGGGCAGCCGGGGACCCGATCTGATTCTGGAGCCAAGGGCTTGGTCTGGACCGTCGCCATCATCCTGGTCTGCGCCTTCGCCCTCTGGAAGGGCGGCCGGGTCGAGAAGATCGTGGCCGTGGCCTTCATGGCCGCCTGGCTGATCACCCTGATTGTCGAGGATCGCTGGCATTGGGGGAACACCCAGTGGAATGTCCTGGCCGTGGACATCGCGCTGACCGTGCTGCTCGCCTGGCTGGCCATGACCACTGGCCTCAACTGGCTGCTGTTCGCCGCGGCCTTTCAGGTCCTGGGCGTGGTGACCCACATCGCGGTCATCGTCGATCCGGGCTTCCTGGCCAAGACCTACGTGGCCGGCCTGATCATCTGGAGCTATCTCGCGATCGGCGCCCTGGTCGTGGGGACCTGGATCGATTGGCGCGATCGCGAGAACCGCTAGGCCAGGGCGTTTGGCGCGCCCACCCGGCGGTAGATTAACGCCTCGGCGACATGGACCCGCTTGATCGGTCCTGCGCCCTCCAGGTCGGCGATGGTGCGGGCCAGCCGCAGGGTCCGCGTCCAACCCCGGGCCGTGAGGCCATTGGCCTCGGCGGCCTTGGCCAGCAGGGCGCGGGCGGCGGGGTCGAGATCGGCGATGGTCTCCAGCCACTCCCCCTCGGCGCGGGCGTTGATCGGCTCGGCGCGTTCGTGGCCAGATTTCGCGGCGCGCTCCGAGGCCAGGTCGCGGGCCTGGGCCACCCGAGCGGCGGCCTCGGCGGTCCCTTCCGACGGCGCGGGCAAGGCCAGGTCGGCGGCGCTGACCGGCGGCACGTCGATCTGCAGGTCGATGCGGTCGAGGAACGGCCCCGACACCTTCATCTGATAGTCGGTCTGGCAGCGCGGGGCGCGCCCGCAGGCGCCGCGTCCAGGCCCGCCATGGCCGCATTTGCACGGGTTCTGGGCGGCCACCAGCTGGAAGCGGGCCGGATAGCGCACGTGGGCGTTGGCGCGCGCCACCACCACCTCGCCGGTCTCGAGGGGTTGGCGCAATGAATCCAGGGCCTGCGCGCTGAACTCGGGCAGCTCATCCAGGAACAGCACCCCGTTGTGGGCCAGCGACACCTCGCCGGGCTTGATGCGCACGCCGCCGCCGGTCAAGGCCGCCATGGTGGCCGAATGGTGCGGGGTGCGGAATGGCCGGGCCCGGGTCAGCTCGCCCTTGGCGATCAAGCCGGCCACCGAGTGGATCATCGAGGTTTCCAGCAGCTCAGCCGGCGAGAGCGGCGGCAGCAGGCCCGGCAGGCGGGCGGCCATCATCGACTTGCCTGAGCCCGGCGGCCCGGTGAAGGCCAGGTTGTGACCCCCGGCCGCGGCGATCTCCAGGGCGCGCTTGGCGTTCTCCTGGCCCTTGACGTCCCGCAGGTCCGGAGCCCGCTCGCCGTCGAGAATGGCGCCCGGCTTGGGCGGCCCCAGCATCTGGGTCCCGCGGAAGTGGTTCACCAGCGAGATCAGCGACGGCGCCGCCAGGATCTGGGTGTCGCCGGCCCAGGCGGCTTCCGCGCCGCAGGCCTCCGGGCAGATGAGCCCCAGACCCAGGGCGCCGGCGGCCACGGAAGCCGGCAAGGCGCCAGCCACCTGGACGATACGGCCGTCGAGAGAGAGCTCGCCCATGGCCGCCCACTCGGTCAGCCGGTCGGGCGGGATGATGCCCATGGCGGCCATGATGGCCAGCGCGATGGGCAGGTCGTAGTGGCTGCCCTCCTTGGGCAGGTCGGCGGGGGCCAGGTTGACGATGATGCGCTTGCCGGGCAACGACAGGCCAAGGCCGGAAAACGCGGCCCGCACCCGCTCGCGACTCTCGCCGACGGCCTTGTCGCCGAGGCCGACGACGATGAAGGCGACTTCGCCGCCGGTGAACTGCACCTCGACATCGACGCGGCGGGCCTCAACCCCTTGAAACGCCAGCGTCACGACCCGTGCAGCCATGGCTCATGTCCCCGGTTTGAGCATGTTTTATCCACAACCCCAACACACCGTGTGGGTCGGATCAAGAACAAAAAAGGAACTAATGGAGAAGGTGAGACGTTTCCGTGACCTAGGTCACTCTTCTCATCTAACAAGCTAGACCTTGGCGCGAATCACTTCAACACGTTCCCAGAGTCGGACTGTCGCATCGATTCCAGTGAACTTTTTCAAGGCGACGGCGCCCGTGGGTGACGTGACATTGATCTCGGTGAGGTAGTCGCCGATCACGTCGATGCCGACGAACATCAGGCCGCGGCGTTTCAGTTCCGGGCCGATGATGCCGCAGAGTTCCCGGTCGCGGGCGGTCAGTTCGACCGCCTCGGCGCGGCCGCCGACGGCCAGGTTGGACCGGATCTGGCCGGCGCTGGGCACGCGGTTGATGGCGCCCACCGGCTCGCCGTCCACCAGCAGGATACGTTTGTCGCCCTTCACCACGGCCGGCACGAATTTCTGGGCGATCACCGGCTCGCGGCTGATCATCCGGTGCAGGTCCAGCATGGCGTCGAGATTGGGATCGTCGGCCAGGAGCCGAGCGACGCCCGAACCGCCCGCGCCGTTCAGCGGCTTGAGCACGATGTCGCCCTGGCGGGCGCGGAACTCATAGATCGCCTCGATGTCGGAGGTGATCAGGGTCGGCGGCTGGACGCCGGGGAAGGTGGTGACGAACAGCTTTTCCGGCGCGTTGCGCACCTCGGTGGGATTGTTGACCACCAGGGTCTTCGGATGGATGGCGTCCAGGAAGTGGGTCGAGGTGATGTAGGCCATGTCGAAGGGCGGGTCCTGGCGCAGCAGGACGACGTCGAACTCCGACAGGTCGCGGGTCTCCCACGGGCCGAAGGTCGCGTGGGCGCCCTTCACCGGCTGGACGGTGACCGAGCGGCCCTTGGCGGTGAGCCTGCCGTTCTCCAGGGCCATGCGTTCTGGCGTGTAGACCCAAAGCGTGTGCCCGCGCTCCTGGGCCGACTGCATCATCAGGAAGGTCGTATCGCCTTCGATATTGATCCCCTCCAAGGGGTCCATCTGGACGGCGACCTTCAAAGACATACGGGCTTCCTCACAAGCTGAAGCGCTCAGATAGGTCGGAGACGGCCGATGCGCCAGCGCTGCTTAGTTGAGCTGCAGCCGCACGCGCTCGCGGTGGGCCCGGGCGGCCAGGGCGGCGCCGCCGTCCAGGGTCGAGGCCTGGGCCAGGGCCTGTAGCGCGCCGGCGAGCGCGCCCTGGCCCTCGCGGGCGGCGGCGACGTCCAGCCAGGGGCGGTGGTCGGTGGGGTCGAGCAGGGCTCGGCGCAGA
The sequence above is drawn from the Phenylobacterium glaciei genome and encodes:
- the rlmN gene encoding 23S rRNA (adenine(2503)-C(2))-methyltransferase RlmN, with product MGVTLDLSRATATRAPTKPNLCGLTRKGLVETLIAADVVPAPKAKMRAGQMWRWIHHYGVTDFEAMTDIAKETRAVLAEAFSLTRPEIVERQVSKDGTRKWLIRMAPGIEVETVYIPDVGRAGALCVSSQVGCTLNCTFCHTGTQALVRNLTAAEIVAQVQVARDDLEEWPSPKEDRRLSNIVFMGMGEPLYNLDNVADAIDIIADGEGIAISRRRITVSTSGVVPELEALGNRTQAMLAISLHGTNDALRDVLVPLNKKYPIAQLIEGIRAYPGLSNARRVTFEYVMLKGVNDSPAEALALVKLLKGLPAKINLIPFNPWPGTDYVCSDWGAIEKFAAILNRAGYASPIRTPRGRDILAACGQLKSESEKVRASARRKAAAEPVAEDSPAA
- a CDS encoding DUF350 domain-containing protein, with translation MPPELQSPEIQAFATGFPITLLHAGMTVLILFLGSALYILLTPHREIALIREGNSAAAISLAGVMVGLSIPLAVSLTASTSLIEIGIWGASTVVVQLLIFRIVDMILRGLPQRIQEGEMSAAALLVGAKLATALILAAAVAG
- a CDS encoding S1 family peptidase codes for the protein MHFPKLPDWLVYAAVVLALLIAAVGRQERADAPPPPPPVPGEEGVPLGPASPFDPSIVVDVPAKAEPGLGTAFSVADRGVWVTARHVVEGCTQAAIVVAEGRGVAAKVNIYQRGEAAILTTEGGAPPLPLGIDQKLRRGDRAYHPGFPQGHSGEATSRLLGRENLVVRGRGARTEPVLVWAETGRTDGLKGTLAGLSGAPALDRAGRVIGVTVAEAPRRGRIYTTAPETLGAALSEAHERPASFAVGESVTTDNYGRVADALRRDLRVAQVICLSTT
- a CDS encoding AmpG family muropeptide MFS transporter, which gives rise to MTIEATPKRSAWSAIAVYGERRALVMLSLGFASGLPNLLIFDTLSAWLRDAGLSLEVIAFFSLATLAYSLKLLWAPLIDRAAVPILTKWLGHRRSWMLVCQILIMLGLWLISGVDPKTRLGLMAAFAVFVGFTSATQDIVIDAWRIEAADTEKQGAMAAAYQWGYRIAMIVAGVVPLAMSDAVGWSLSYALMAGLMVVGVAGVLGAPREASHIMRDIDFAGVGSVPARDGIEWALRLAIVLLGALIFGSGLAGNATVLQSVTATLGHPQVGDAIKAAWEAKPFGVFAQVGGILTGVALIVVAALPIPGLPTRPGRYLSTALGAPFIDFFRRYGQAAGLILALICVYRLSDFVLNIMNPFYIDLGFDKLQIAEVRKVLGVVMSVIGVGLGGFSVARLGLMRSMVIGAFAGPISNLVFAWLAMQGPQLWALSVAIGIDNIASGFAGTCLIAYMSSLTGQGFTATQYAMFSSFYALLGKLVASQSGKVVEGAAKAADTGGAFSGLKALFTGLPPQTFASAMEKSHVSAAALGSGYVVFFVYSALLGVVGIVLVFIVAARTADMPAGGAEPVAEA
- a CDS encoding response regulator — protein: MARKTPTVPDARVSAEQLASLSHEFRTPLNGVLGMARLLEGTSLTAEQRAYVAALRDSGEHLLSLVNDVLDFAKLGADKIELHPATMEVEGLLRSVSELLSPRAQEKGLEIAWAAPTGIGQALADEGRLRQILLNFAGNAVKFTETGGVLLTVTERDGSRLRFSVSDTGPGVTRAVREKIFEAFAQADPSYDAAQLGGAGLGLAIARKLAAAMDGEVGVEDAPGGGALFWFEAAFPRVTALGDAPLAGRTVGVLSPNPVVAEAARRQVEAAGGKAVIGEDKSAQVLLVDHALAPSCPPDSRPAIILLPPNERARIETYRAQGFAGYLIKPLRRASLAERVLAVLGEGAQRTDAVEDERIAPAMAPGVRVLLVEDNAINALLARTLLAREGCKVDHAGGGEDAMAALKVGRYDLILMDMRMPGMSGLDATRALRAAGLDTPVVALTANAFEDDRHACLAAGMNDFLVKPLAPDALRGILARLTRGGWTETTDRAKVG
- a CDS encoding YifB family Mg chelatase-like AAA ATPase — protein: MAARVVTLAFQGVEARRVDVEVQFTGGEVAFIVVGLGDKAVGESRERVRAAFSGLGLSLPGKRIIVNLAPADLPKEGSHYDLPIALAIMAAMGIIPPDRLTEWAAMGELSLDGRIVQVAGALPASVAAGALGLGLICPEACGAEAAWAGDTQILAAPSLISLVNHFRGTQMLGPPKPGAILDGERAPDLRDVKGQENAKRALEIAAAGGHNLAFTGPPGSGKSMMAARLPGLLPPLSPAELLETSMIHSVAGLIAKGELTRARPFRTPHHSATMAALTGGGVRIKPGEVSLAHNGVLFLDELPEFSAQALDSLRQPLETGEVVVARANAHVRYPARFQLVAAQNPCKCGHGGPGRGACGRAPRCQTDYQMKVSGPFLDRIDLQIDVPPVSAADLALPAPSEGTAEAAARVAQARDLASERAAKSGHERAEPINARAEGEWLETIADLDPAARALLAKAAEANGLTARGWTRTLRLARTIADLEGAGPIKRVHVAEALIYRRVGAPNALA
- the gshB gene encoding glutathione synthase encodes the protein MSLKVAVQMDPLEGINIEGDTTFLMMQSAQERGHTLWVYTPERMALENGRLTAKGRSVTVQPVKGAHATFGPWETRDLSEFDVVLLRQDPPFDMAYITSTHFLDAIHPKTLVVNNPTEVRNAPEKLFVTTFPGVQPPTLITSDIEAIYEFRARQGDIVLKPLNGAGGSGVARLLADDPNLDAMLDLHRMISREPVIAQKFVPAVVKGDKRILLVDGEPVGAINRVPSAGQIRSNLAVGGRAEAVELTARDRELCGIIGPELKRRGLMFVGIDVIGDYLTEINVTSPTGAVALKKFTGIDATVRLWERVEVIRAKV